A DNA window from Streptomyces bacillaris contains the following coding sequences:
- a CDS encoding nuclear transport factor 2 family protein has product MARAVTTRNPLVIAATALVVVAAAAAGWGGWERYDAAHDDAASYAQARDAALAAGEQAVQNMNTLDHRTLEKGLDSWEESTTGDLHRQLVEGRDAFAKQIEAAKTVSTAKVLSGAVTELDERAGRAGVMVALRVTVTAPKGDPAVKESRMLGTLTRTPEGWKLSALGQAPVGSTAG; this is encoded by the coding sequence ATGGCACGGGCAGTAACGACGAGGAACCCCCTCGTGATCGCGGCGACGGCCCTCGTGGTCGTCGCGGCAGCGGCGGCGGGCTGGGGCGGCTGGGAGCGGTACGACGCCGCCCACGACGACGCGGCCTCCTACGCGCAGGCGCGCGACGCGGCGCTGGCGGCGGGCGAGCAGGCGGTCCAGAACATGAACACCCTGGACCATCGCACCCTGGAGAAGGGGCTCGACAGCTGGGAGGAGTCGACCACCGGCGATCTCCACCGCCAACTCGTCGAAGGGCGGGACGCGTTCGCGAAGCAGATCGAGGCGGCGAAGACGGTCAGCACCGCGAAGGTGCTCTCCGGCGCGGTGACCGAACTCGACGAACGGGCGGGCCGGGCCGGGGTGATGGTGGCGCTCCGGGTCACCGTCACCGCGCCCAAGGGCGACCCGGCGGTGAAGGAGAGCCGGATGCTCGGCACCCTCACCCGGACCCCGGAGGGGTGGAAGCTCAGCGCGCTCGGCCAGGCGCCCGTCGGCTCCACGGCCGGCTGA
- a CDS encoding lytic transglycosylase domain-containing protein, protein MRFNGTVRRQLTGTVTAVAAMAALTASQAPDFVDAVAASREGRAAPGTDDVVWSEVPGDDSYHTELPPLVSPEPPAPLKPPKAGETPSPPIVAPFRSEAGIPATVLAAYRKAERSLLRTAPGCGLPWQLLAAIGKVESGQASGGRVDAHGTTLTPILGPALDGVGFALIRDTDNGVYDGDRTYDRAVGPMQFIPSTWVNWAKDGNGDGRKDPNNIYDAALAAGHYLCAGGRDLTVRADLDRAILSYNRSGAYLRTVLSWLEFYREGAHPVADGQGVLPVSPGPGGVNRPKAPVGSGTPAGPPGTGGGGGIVIGPQPTRPPTPKPTPTPTGPGSPSPTPTPTDPTPGPDPTDPGPTPTPTDPTPGPTDPGPTPTPTDPGPTDPGPDPTPTPTPTPTDPDPDPGPNTDPSPTGPTAPTTPDCPSADPGSGTGGDGATTPPCESPAP, encoded by the coding sequence ATGAGGTTCAACGGCACGGTACGCCGTCAGCTCACCGGCACGGTCACGGCGGTGGCCGCCATGGCCGCGCTCACCGCGTCCCAGGCGCCCGACTTCGTGGACGCTGTGGCGGCCTCGCGCGAGGGGCGGGCCGCCCCGGGCACGGACGACGTGGTGTGGAGCGAGGTGCCGGGCGACGACTCGTACCACACCGAGCTGCCACCGCTGGTGAGTCCGGAGCCCCCGGCCCCGCTCAAGCCGCCCAAGGCCGGGGAGACACCGTCGCCGCCGATCGTGGCGCCCTTCCGCTCCGAGGCCGGAATCCCCGCGACCGTACTCGCCGCCTACCGCAAGGCCGAGCGGTCCCTGCTCCGCACCGCCCCCGGCTGCGGGCTGCCGTGGCAACTGCTCGCGGCGATCGGCAAGGTCGAGTCCGGGCAGGCGTCGGGCGGCAGGGTCGACGCGCACGGCACCACCCTGACCCCGATCCTGGGGCCCGCGCTCGACGGGGTGGGCTTCGCGCTGATCCGGGACACCGACAACGGGGTGTACGACGGCGACCGGACGTACGACCGGGCCGTCGGGCCCATGCAGTTCATCCCGTCCACCTGGGTCAACTGGGCCAAGGACGGCAACGGCGACGGCCGCAAGGACCCGAACAACATCTACGACGCGGCCCTCGCCGCCGGGCACTACCTCTGTGCGGGCGGCCGTGACCTGACGGTCCGGGCCGACCTGGACCGGGCGATCCTCAGCTACAACCGCTCCGGCGCCTATCTCCGTACGGTGCTGTCCTGGCTGGAGTTCTACCGCGAGGGCGCCCACCCGGTCGCGGACGGCCAGGGGGTGCTGCCCGTCAGCCCGGGGCCGGGCGGGGTGAACCGCCCCAAGGCGCCGGTCGGCTCCGGCACCCCGGCCGGTCCGCCGGGCACGGGCGGCGGCGGAGGCATCGTCATCGGCCCGCAGCCGACCCGCCCGCCGACGCCCAAGCCCACCCCCACGCCCACCGGTCCCGGCTCACCGAGCCCGACCCCCACCCCGACCGACCCGACCCCCGGCCCCGACCCGACGGACCCGGGCCCCACGCCGACCCCCACGGACCCGACCCCCGGTCCCACCGACCCCGGCCCGACCCCCACCCCCACCGACCCCGGTCCCACCGACCCGGGCCCCGACCCCACCCCGACGCCCACGCCCACCCCCACGGACCCGGACCCGGACCCCGGCCCGAACACCGACCCCAGCCCCACCGGTCCCACGGCTCCCACCACCCCCGACTGTCCCAGCGCCGACCCCGGGAGCGGGACCGGAGGAGACGGCGCCACCACCCCGCCCTGTGAGAGCCCCGCCCCCTGA
- a CDS encoding ATP-dependent DNA ligase — protein MDLPVMPPVKPMLAKSVAKIPPGMSYEAKWDGFRAIVYRDGDEVEIGSRTGKSLTRYFPDLVDAVRENLPPRCVLDGEIVIAHEGRLDFDRLSERIHPADSRVRMLAERTPASFIAFDVLAVDDTSLLSTPQTDRRAVLVAALSGASAPVLLAPSTTDIELAREWFDRYEGAGLDGIVAKPQDLPYRPDTRVMYKIKHERTADVVVAGYREHKSGPVVGSLLLGLYDTGGVLQHVGVCAAFPMKRRAELAEELAPLRCAFTGHPWGAWADAAAHEASRLPGTQNRWTGKKDQSWVPLRPERVCEVAYDHMEGDRFRHTTQFRRWRPDRTPASCTYAQLEEVVSYDLAQVLAGG, from the coding sequence ATGGACCTGCCGGTGATGCCGCCCGTGAAGCCGATGCTCGCCAAGTCGGTGGCCAAGATCCCGCCGGGCATGAGCTACGAGGCGAAGTGGGACGGCTTCCGGGCGATCGTCTACCGCGACGGTGACGAGGTGGAGATCGGCAGCCGTACGGGCAAGTCACTGACCCGCTACTTCCCGGATCTGGTCGACGCCGTACGGGAGAACCTGCCGCCGCGCTGTGTGCTCGACGGGGAAATCGTCATCGCCCATGAGGGGCGGCTCGATTTCGACCGGCTCAGCGAGCGCATCCATCCGGCGGACTCCCGGGTGCGGATGCTCGCCGAGCGGACCCCGGCGAGCTTCATCGCCTTCGACGTCCTTGCGGTGGACGACACCTCCCTGCTGAGCACCCCGCAGACCGACCGGCGGGCGGTGCTGGTGGCGGCCCTCTCCGGCGCCTCCGCGCCCGTACTCCTCGCCCCGTCCACCACGGACATCGAGCTGGCCCGGGAGTGGTTCGACCGGTACGAGGGCGCGGGGCTGGACGGGATCGTGGCGAAGCCGCAGGATCTGCCGTACCGGCCCGACACCCGGGTGATGTACAAGATCAAGCACGAGCGGACCGCCGATGTCGTGGTGGCGGGATACCGCGAGCACAAGAGCGGCCCGGTCGTCGGCTCGCTGCTGCTCGGTTTGTACGACACCGGGGGCGTGCTCCAGCACGTCGGGGTCTGCGCGGCCTTCCCGATGAAGCGCCGCGCCGAGCTGGCCGAGGAACTGGCCCCGCTGCGCTGCGCGTTCACCGGCCATCCGTGGGGCGCGTGGGCGGACGCGGCGGCGCACGAGGCCTCCCGGCTGCCGGGGACGCAGAACCGCTGGACGGGGAAGAAGGACCAGTCGTGGGTGCCACTGCGGCCGGAGCGGGTCTGCGAGGTCGCGTACGACCACATGGAGGGCGACCGGTTCCGCCATACGACGCAGTTCCGGCGGTGGCGCCCGGACCGGACCCCGGCGAGCTGTACGTACGCGCAGTTGGAGGAGGTCGTCTCCTACGACCTGGCGCAGGTGCTGGCGGGCGGCTGA
- a CDS encoding cobalamin B12-binding domain-containing protein, with translation MTTTVDATGLDTLRGDLWAAVTGRDEYRAADLVLTALDTGISAETVLLDVIAPVQARVGRAWQADRLTVAQEHAATAIAERVIAALAHHPAHRPAPYGGRITVACVDQEWHALPARLLAEVLTLRGWRVDFLGAQVPTPHLVTHLHNTGADAVALSSSLATRLPTAHSAITACQAVGVPVLAGGAAFGPDGRYARLLGADAWAPDARAAARRLADGIPSPDLAAGRPESDGLAHLTDQEYTLVVRARARLVRVVLAQLERDFPAMADYSAPQRERTAEDVAHVVEFLGVALYTDSDDLFTGFIRWTAAVLTARRVPARSLHPALDALAAELKDFPRATRMLDRARRHLDEAVAATDQSSGAPA, from the coding sequence ATGACCACCACAGTCGACGCCACCGGTCTCGACACGCTCCGCGGCGATCTCTGGGCCGCGGTGACCGGCCGGGACGAATACCGCGCCGCCGACCTCGTGCTGACCGCCCTGGACACCGGGATCTCCGCCGAGACGGTCCTGCTCGACGTGATCGCCCCCGTGCAGGCCCGGGTCGGCCGCGCCTGGCAGGCCGACCGGCTCACCGTCGCCCAGGAGCACGCCGCGACCGCCATCGCGGAGCGGGTGATCGCCGCGCTCGCCCACCACCCCGCCCACCGCCCGGCCCCCTACGGCGGGCGGATCACCGTCGCCTGCGTCGACCAGGAGTGGCACGCCCTGCCCGCCCGGCTGCTGGCGGAGGTCCTCACCCTGCGCGGCTGGCGGGTCGACTTCCTGGGCGCCCAGGTGCCCACCCCGCACCTGGTGACCCATCTCCACAACACCGGGGCGGACGCGGTCGCCCTCTCCTCCTCCCTCGCCACCCGGCTGCCCACCGCCCACTCCGCGATCACCGCCTGCCAGGCGGTGGGGGTGCCGGTGCTGGCGGGCGGCGCCGCGTTCGGCCCCGACGGGCGGTACGCCCGGCTGCTCGGTGCCGACGCCTGGGCCCCCGACGCGCGCGCCGCGGCCCGCCGGCTGGCCGACGGCATCCCGTCCCCCGACCTGGCTGCGGGCCGCCCGGAGAGCGACGGCCTGGCCCATCTCACCGACCAGGAGTACACCCTCGTCGTACGGGCCAGGGCCCGGCTGGTCCGGGTGGTGCTGGCCCAGCTGGAGCGGGACTTCCCCGCGATGGCCGACTACTCCGCCCCGCAGCGCGAGCGCACGGCCGAGGACGTCGCCCACGTCGTGGAGTTCCTCGGCGTCGCCCTCTACACCGACAGCGACGACCTCTTCACCGGCTTCATCCGGTGGACCGCCGCCGTCCTGACCGCCCGCCGGGTCCCTGCCCGGTCCCTCCACCCCGCCCTGGACGCCCTCGCCGCCGAGCTGAAGGACTTCCCGCGCGCCACCCGCATGCTCGACCGGGCCCGCCGCCATCTGGACGAGGCCGTGGCCGCCACCGATCAGTCCTCCGGAGCCCCCGCATGA
- a CDS encoding PP2C family protein-serine/threonine phosphatase — protein MASPKAETGTTAKGGTPTKERFAPADWGCPPCAMITVDPTGTAVRTDGDMELLPGVAEGAPLPDGLSWLAGATAKVAADAVHQGGTRRPAVAGEYRGRRFEAHPTRRANGEVVWWLVDQTARYAAEEALTAERERTAFLAEASSTLLSSLNAERCMAATAKLAAGFFADAAVVVAPASGRRLPVTRAVAGGEVTQGQVTVDPATVPGLAEALKGFPPVPSRWIDPMSLPDWVVPDGLPTTVGSVVVTPLPGHGVPAGALILLRTDTRGEFSETEETFARLFAARAGAALSAARLYAEQHSITRTLMRDLLPPRLHRVHGVEFAGGYRPSNAHERVGGDFYDVHPGPTAADPSLVVLGDVCGKGLEAAVLTGKIRNTLQALTPMADDHERVLRLLNGALLNSDNTRFATLVLASVLRAGNQVRLRLTSAGHPAPLVVRNDGRVEEIPTHGSLVGALDQVTARTVEAVLLPGETCLLYTDGITEARGGPLGGELFGDERLKRALAECAGMPGEAVVEHIRMLAAQWLGDGGHDDLAVVAITAPPTTHLTAVDGHTRGRYTA, from the coding sequence ATGGCTTCACCCAAGGCAGAGACCGGCACGACCGCGAAGGGCGGCACCCCCACGAAGGAGCGGTTCGCTCCGGCCGACTGGGGCTGCCCTCCGTGCGCGATGATCACCGTCGATCCGACCGGCACGGCCGTCCGGACCGACGGGGACATGGAGCTGCTCCCGGGCGTGGCGGAGGGTGCCCCGCTGCCCGACGGCCTCTCCTGGCTGGCCGGGGCCACGGCGAAGGTGGCCGCCGACGCGGTCCACCAGGGCGGTACGCGGCGGCCCGCCGTCGCGGGGGAGTACCGGGGCCGCCGCTTCGAGGCCCATCCGACCCGGCGCGCGAACGGTGAGGTGGTGTGGTGGCTGGTCGACCAGACCGCCCGGTACGCCGCCGAGGAGGCCCTGACCGCCGAACGCGAGCGCACCGCCTTCCTCGCCGAGGCGTCCAGCACGCTGCTCTCCTCGCTCAACGCCGAGCGGTGCATGGCCGCGACCGCCAAGCTGGCCGCCGGGTTCTTCGCGGACGCGGCCGTCGTCGTGGCTCCGGCGTCGGGCCGCCGGCTGCCCGTCACCCGGGCGGTCGCGGGCGGGGAGGTCACCCAGGGGCAGGTCACGGTCGACCCCGCCACCGTGCCCGGCCTGGCCGAGGCGCTGAAGGGGTTCCCGCCCGTTCCGTCCCGGTGGATCGACCCGATGTCCCTGCCCGACTGGGTCGTCCCCGACGGTCTCCCCACGACGGTCGGCTCGGTGGTCGTCACCCCGCTGCCCGGCCACGGGGTGCCCGCCGGGGCCCTGATCCTGCTCCGTACGGACACGCGCGGGGAGTTCAGCGAGACCGAGGAGACGTTCGCCCGGCTCTTCGCGGCCCGCGCCGGGGCCGCCCTGTCGGCCGCCCGCCTCTACGCGGAGCAGCACAGCATCACCCGTACGCTGATGCGCGATCTGCTGCCGCCCCGGCTCCACCGGGTGCACGGCGTGGAGTTCGCGGGCGGCTACCGTCCCTCCAACGCCCACGAGCGGGTGGGCGGCGACTTCTACGACGTCCACCCCGGGCCCACGGCCGCCGACCCGTCCCTGGTGGTGCTGGGGGACGTCTGCGGCAAGGGGCTGGAGGCCGCCGTCCTCACCGGCAAGATCCGCAACACGCTCCAGGCCCTGACGCCGATGGCCGACGACCACGAGCGGGTGCTGCGACTCCTCAACGGGGCCCTGCTGAACTCCGACAACACCCGCTTCGCGACCCTGGTCCTCGCCTCCGTCCTGCGCGCCGGGAACCAGGTGCGCCTGCGCCTCACCTCGGCCGGCCACCCGGCGCCCCTCGTGGTGCGCAACGACGGCCGGGTGGAGGAGATCCCCACCCACGGCAGCCTGGTCGGGGCGCTGGACCAGGTGACGGCCCGTACGGTCGAGGCCGTCCTGCTGCCCGGCGAGACGTGCCTGCTCTACACCGACGGCATCACCGAGGCGCGCGGCGGCCCGCTCGGCGGTGAACTCTTCGGCGACGAACGGCTGAAGCGCGCCCTGGCCGAGTGCGCGGGCATGCCCGGCGAGGCCGTGGTGGAGCACATCCGGATGCTGGCGGCCCAGTGGCTGGGGGACGGCGGCCACGACGATCTGGCGGTGGTCGCGATCACCGCACCGCCGACCACCCATCTCACCGCGGTGGACGGCCACACACGGGGCAGGTACACCGCATGA
- a CDS encoding MCE family protein, producing MSGTPHSTNGSPDATAEPPQTADARTGPRTGVRLAVGAVALLATGALIALVAVRADGPVFTGIEQIPLPGGADLGDSPYEITAEFGDVLSLAPQSSVKVNDVSVGRVTRIDLAPDGWSARVTMRVNGDIALPANAYARLEQSSLLGEKYIQLTPPAQGTARGSLAESGRIPLARTNRNPEVEEVFGALSMLLNGGGINQLKTITTELNKALTGQEPQIRSMLNRVDTLVTNLDENKGDITRALDGVNRLSATLATRKQDVGTVLTGLSPGLKVLEKQRGSLLTMLRSLDALSTVAVDTVNRSKADMIADLKALAPTLKALADSGQDLPDSLQASLTYPFTDEVLRGVKGDYLNVYLDVTAAPGTRIIPALTPDDPALPPPPHEPGGDGGDGTEGAAAAPRGVLPLPLPAVSGTAQPEASRTPGTEQGSTP from the coding sequence ATGAGCGGCACCCCGCACAGCACGAACGGCTCCCCGGACGCCACGGCCGAACCACCGCAGACCGCCGACGCCCGCACCGGCCCCCGTACCGGCGTCCGGCTGGCCGTCGGAGCCGTCGCCCTGCTGGCCACCGGAGCCCTGATCGCCCTGGTCGCCGTACGCGCCGACGGCCCCGTCTTCACCGGCATCGAACAGATCCCGCTGCCCGGCGGCGCCGACCTGGGGGACAGTCCGTACGAGATCACCGCCGAGTTCGGTGACGTCCTCAGCCTGGCCCCGCAGTCGTCGGTGAAGGTCAACGACGTCTCCGTCGGGCGCGTCACCCGGATCGACCTCGCCCCGGACGGCTGGAGCGCCCGGGTCACCATGCGGGTCAACGGGGACATCGCCCTCCCCGCCAACGCCTACGCCCGCCTCGAACAGTCCAGCCTTCTCGGCGAGAAGTACATCCAGCTCACTCCGCCCGCGCAGGGCACCGCCCGCGGCTCCCTGGCGGAGAGCGGCCGCATCCCGCTCGCCCGCACGAACCGCAACCCCGAGGTCGAAGAGGTCTTCGGCGCGCTGTCCATGCTTCTCAACGGCGGCGGGATCAACCAGCTCAAGACCATCACCACCGAGCTGAACAAGGCGCTCACCGGCCAGGAACCACAGATCCGCTCGATGCTCAACCGGGTCGACACCCTGGTCACCAACCTGGACGAGAACAAGGGCGACATCACTCGGGCCCTGGACGGCGTCAACCGGCTCTCCGCCACCCTCGCCACCCGGAAACAGGACGTCGGAACGGTCCTCACCGGGCTCAGCCCCGGGCTCAAGGTCCTGGAGAAGCAGCGCGGCTCCCTGCTCACCATGCTGCGCTCGCTCGACGCCCTCTCCACCGTGGCCGTCGACACCGTCAACCGGAGCAAGGCCGACATGATCGCGGACCTCAAGGCGCTCGCCCCGACGCTGAAGGCCCTCGCGGACTCCGGCCAGGATCTTCCCGACTCCCTGCAGGCCTCGCTCACCTACCCGTTCACGGACGAGGTGCTGCGCGGGGTGAAGGGCGACTACCTGAACGTCTACCTGGACGTCACGGCCGCACCCGGTACGCGGATCATCCCGGCGCTCACCCCGGACGACCCGGCCCTGCCCCCGCCCCCGCATGAACCGGGCGGCGACGGCGGGGACGGTACGGAGGGTGCGGCGGCGGCTCCCCGGGGCGTGCTGCCGCTCCCGCTGCCGGCCGTGTCGGGGACCGCGCAGCCCGAAGCCTCCCGGACCCCGGGGACCGAGCAGGGGAGCACCCCGTGA
- a CDS encoding ATP-binding protein — protein MHPTPHTPPVRHADAVPLGVPRSAAEARDAVTRLLTEEFGGLTDETLANVVVADALLVTSEIVTNALRHADGVTGFSARIIGGNLHLVVDDADPRHPVLQEPAPGSVGEGGYGWSLVHRLTARLSVTPHGGGKRIAAVVALA, from the coding sequence GTGCACCCTACCCCGCACACCCCTCCCGTACGTCACGCCGATGCCGTACCCCTCGGTGTGCCCCGCAGCGCGGCCGAGGCGCGCGATGCCGTGACCCGGCTGCTGACGGAGGAGTTCGGCGGGCTGACGGACGAGACGCTCGCGAACGTGGTCGTGGCGGACGCCCTGCTGGTGACCTCGGAGATCGTCACCAACGCGCTGCGGCACGCCGACGGGGTCACCGGCTTCTCGGCGCGGATCATCGGCGGCAACCTCCACCTGGTGGTCGACGACGCGGACCCCCGCCATCCGGTCCTCCAGGAGCCGGCCCCCGGGTCGGTCGGGGAGGGCGGTTACGGCTGGTCGCTGGTCCACCGGCTGACCGCGCGGCTCTCCGTCACCCCGCACGGGGGCGGCAAGCGCATCGCCGCCGTGGTCGCCCTGGCCTGA
- a CDS encoding MlaD family protein: protein MITPAIRLKNIAFLVIAVLVLGYLGVRYAGLGHYVGLRSYYTVTVQLPQTGGLYTHSNVTYRGVSVGRVGPIELTDDGVEAELRIEKDAPPIPDSLRAVVANLSAVGEQYVDLRPTRSDGPYLGHGSVIDAADTTLPAPPTEVLTSVNDFAGSVDLEHLRTVVEEFGTAFEGRGDDLQVLLDSGSEFIDAADKALPVTTRLMADGETVLRTQAEQGAALKGFASGAKELAAELKSSDGDLRRLIATTPDAAVQISGLLRDLDPAFGVVVANLLTTSEVAVTRQRGLEELLVKLPAVVAAGASAVDGDGARFGMSVTFFEPLPCTAGYGATKYRNGLDTSPAPALNAQARCASSPGTGINVRGSANAPKGGPVPAPAKPGSMLLGDGGGTGAKDRLPGALGTEPRTAPPAPGMAGLLGLGGGS, encoded by the coding sequence GTGATCACACCCGCCATCCGGCTCAAGAACATCGCCTTCCTCGTCATCGCCGTACTGGTCCTCGGCTATCTGGGCGTCCGGTACGCCGGGCTCGGCCACTACGTCGGGCTGCGCAGCTACTACACCGTCACGGTCCAGCTCCCGCAGACCGGCGGCCTCTACACCCACTCCAACGTCACCTACCGGGGCGTCTCGGTGGGCCGCGTCGGTCCCATCGAGCTGACCGACGACGGCGTGGAGGCCGAACTGCGGATCGAGAAGGACGCCCCGCCCATCCCGGACAGCCTGCGGGCCGTCGTCGCCAACCTATCGGCGGTCGGTGAGCAGTACGTCGACCTGCGCCCCACCCGCTCCGACGGCCCCTACCTGGGTCACGGTTCGGTGATCGACGCGGCCGACACCACGCTCCCCGCCCCGCCCACCGAAGTCCTCACCAGCGTCAACGACTTCGCGGGCTCGGTGGACCTGGAGCATCTGCGCACGGTCGTCGAGGAGTTCGGCACCGCCTTCGAGGGGCGCGGCGACGACCTCCAGGTGCTGCTGGACAGCGGGAGCGAGTTCATCGACGCGGCCGACAAGGCGCTGCCGGTCACCACCCGGCTGATGGCCGACGGCGAGACCGTGCTGCGTACCCAGGCCGAACAGGGCGCGGCGCTCAAGGGGTTCGCCTCGGGCGCCAAGGAGCTGGCCGCCGAACTCAAGTCGTCCGACGGCGACCTGCGGCGGCTGATCGCGACGACCCCGGACGCCGCCGTACAGATCAGCGGCCTCCTGCGCGACCTCGACCCCGCCTTCGGAGTCGTCGTCGCCAACCTGCTCACCACCTCGGAGGTAGCCGTCACCCGCCAACGCGGCCTGGAAGAGCTGCTGGTGAAGCTCCCGGCGGTGGTCGCGGCCGGAGCGAGCGCGGTCGACGGGGACGGTGCCCGGTTCGGGATGTCGGTCACCTTCTTCGAACCGCTGCCCTGCACCGCCGGATACGGGGCGACGAAGTACCGCAACGGGCTGGACACCTCACCCGCGCCCGCCCTCAACGCCCAGGCGCGGTGCGCCTCCTCGCCCGGCACCGGCATCAACGTCCGGGGCAGCGCCAACGCCCCGAAGGGCGGCCCGGTCCCGGCCCCCGCCAAGCCCGGCTCGATGCTGCTGGGCGACGGTGGCGGTACGGGGGCGAAGGACCGGCTGCCCGGAGCGCTCGGCACCGAGCCGCGGACCGCGCCGCCCGCCCCGGGGATGGCCGGGCTGCTCGGCCTGGGAGGCGGCTCATGA
- a CDS encoding STAS domain-containing protein: protein MTALPSPLLTVTAEEGRGWVRLRLTGDLDYDTSGELVARAAERLAARPEFDDLHLDCAGLEMCDSMGVSALLQVHRDTAARRVRLHVEEAPPFLDRIMRITGIDHLFARQEQKDRRPARGAGEEGPSDPHPSPAP from the coding sequence ATGACCGCCCTGCCGAGCCCCCTCCTCACCGTCACCGCCGAGGAGGGCCGGGGCTGGGTGCGGCTGCGTCTCACCGGGGACCTGGACTACGACACCAGCGGCGAACTGGTCGCGCGTGCGGCGGAACGGCTGGCCGCCCGGCCGGAGTTCGACGATCTGCACCTGGACTGCGCGGGGCTGGAGATGTGCGACTCCATGGGCGTCTCCGCCCTGCTCCAGGTCCACCGCGACACGGCGGCCCGCCGGGTGCGCCTGCACGTCGAGGAGGCCCCGCCCTTCCTGGACCGGATCATGCGGATCACCGGCATCGACCACCTCTTCGCCCGCCAGGAGCAGAAGGACCGACGGCCGGCCAGGGGAGCGGGGGAGGAGGGGCCGTCCGACCCGCACCCCTCGCCCGCCCCCTGA
- a CDS encoding MCE family protein, with protein MRRTRIIGIGAGLAVVAVAATTGVSALEQDSRPTVTAYFERATGVYAGSDLRVLGVRVGTVESVTPQGEEVKVVLRLDKGVKVPKDAHAVVVAPSLVADRYVQLAPAYDGGPLLADGAELPAARNATPVEVDQLYASITEITTALGPNGANADGALARLLETGAKNLDGNGKAIGDSVEQFGKAAKTLDKSSGDLFDTLSYLQSFTTMLKENDSEVRTAEQQLNSVTSFLADDKKNLSAALKELGAALGQVKTFIAKNRGALKKNVDALVPITQALVDQRASLAEAMDTLPLAAGNVLNAYDPANRTLNGRANLNELSMGGPLTDPAAASGPPPGLAPVDANRRKALPVLPLPEVGTVFGTPEKQPTEKKPDQQNPEQRKKGAER; from the coding sequence ATGAGACGTACACGCATCATCGGGATCGGCGCCGGACTCGCGGTCGTCGCCGTGGCCGCCACCACCGGGGTCAGCGCCCTGGAGCAGGACTCCCGGCCCACCGTCACCGCCTACTTCGAACGGGCGACGGGCGTCTACGCCGGGTCCGACCTGCGCGTCCTCGGGGTCCGGGTCGGCACGGTCGAGTCCGTCACGCCCCAGGGCGAGGAGGTGAAGGTCGTCCTCCGGCTGGACAAGGGCGTCAAGGTGCCCAAGGACGCCCACGCGGTCGTCGTCGCGCCCAGCCTCGTCGCCGACCGGTACGTCCAGCTCGCCCCCGCCTACGACGGCGGACCGCTCCTCGCGGACGGCGCCGAACTCCCCGCCGCCCGCAACGCGACCCCCGTCGAGGTCGACCAGCTCTACGCCTCCATCACCGAGATCACCACGGCGCTCGGACCGAACGGGGCCAACGCCGACGGGGCGCTCGCCCGGCTCCTGGAGACGGGGGCGAAGAACCTGGACGGCAACGGCAAGGCCATCGGGGACTCCGTCGAACAGTTCGGCAAGGCCGCCAAGACGCTCGACAAGAGCAGCGGCGACCTGTTCGACACCCTCTCCTACCTCCAGTCCTTCACCACCATGCTCAAGGAGAACGACAGCGAGGTCCGTACCGCCGAGCAGCAGCTCAACTCGGTCACCTCGTTCCTCGCGGACGACAAGAAGAACCTCAGCGCCGCGCTGAAGGAGCTGGGGGCGGCCCTCGGCCAGGTGAAGACGTTCATCGCCAAGAACCGGGGCGCGCTGAAGAAGAACGTCGACGCCCTGGTCCCCATCACCCAGGCCCTGGTCGACCAGCGTGCCTCGCTGGCCGAGGCGATGGACACGCTGCCGCTGGCGGCGGGCAACGTCCTGAACGCGTACGACCCCGCCAACCGGACCCTGAACGGGCGGGCCAACCTCAACGAACTCTCCATGGGCGGCCCGCTCACCGACCCGGCCGCCGCCTCCGGCCCGCCGCCCGGCCTCGCCCCCGTCGACGCGAACCGCCGCAAGGCCCTGCCCGTGCTGCCGCTGCCGGAGGTCGGCACGGTCTTCGGCACGCCCGAGAAACAGCCGACGGAGAAGAAACCGGACCAGCAGAACCCGGAGCAGCGGAAGAAGGGAGCGGAACGATGA